One stretch of Brevibacillus laterosporus DNA includes these proteins:
- the fabD gene encoding [acyl-carrier-protein] S-malonyltransferase, translated as MRDLAFVFSGQGSQYVNMGKALCDHSAIARRTFEEAGDILGFNLLRLCTEGDLEELTQTANAQPAILTTSIALWRVYMQEIGVKPHFVSGHSLGEYSALVCAGALKFSQAVRLVRKRGLLMQEVTTEGTGAMASVSGLDKSDIENICQEYSDETNFAHLSNINSSRQVVISGHRKAIEQVAKRLEEMGGTVIFLRVSAPFHSPLMQSVATSLHTELQNNVYLPMRYSVIANVNGQPYTSSEQIVGNLTKQVTAPVQWLATMQFLYQQGIRKVVEFGPNKVLRNLMKKEYPDVLAYAYDVPQDVASVKEIMGIPKDHKPFVPSVITKCLAVAVATPNRNFDSEEYQKGMIEPYRRVQKMQFELEEAGAEPTVEQMREALTMLQSVFLTKKISSDEQKKRFDEILEETGTGYLLPNLQK; from the coding sequence ATGAGAGATTTAGCATTTGTGTTTTCTGGACAAGGATCACAATATGTCAACATGGGAAAAGCACTTTGTGATCATTCCGCCATTGCTAGAAGAACTTTTGAAGAGGCTGGAGACATTTTAGGGTTCAATTTACTCAGACTATGTACAGAAGGTGACCTTGAGGAATTGACTCAAACGGCTAATGCTCAACCAGCTATTTTAACTACAAGCATTGCCCTTTGGCGTGTTTACATGCAGGAAATTGGTGTCAAGCCTCATTTCGTTTCCGGACATAGCTTAGGAGAGTACTCTGCACTTGTTTGTGCTGGAGCGTTGAAATTTTCACAAGCGGTACGTTTAGTCCGAAAACGTGGACTACTCATGCAGGAAGTAACAACGGAAGGAACTGGAGCGATGGCCTCCGTCTCTGGATTAGACAAGTCTGATATTGAGAATATTTGTCAAGAATATTCTGATGAGACAAACTTTGCGCACCTTTCTAACATTAATTCTTCGCGCCAGGTTGTCATTTCTGGTCATCGAAAGGCTATTGAACAGGTAGCGAAAAGATTGGAAGAGATGGGTGGCACAGTCATTTTCTTGCGTGTGAGTGCCCCTTTTCATAGTCCACTGATGCAATCAGTTGCCACTTCTTTACACACTGAGCTGCAGAATAATGTCTATCTACCTATGCGGTACTCAGTGATTGCTAATGTTAACGGACAACCGTATACGAGTAGTGAACAGATAGTGGGGAATTTAACCAAACAGGTGACAGCACCGGTACAATGGCTTGCCACCATGCAGTTTTTATATCAGCAAGGCATTCGAAAAGTAGTCGAGTTTGGTCCTAACAAGGTCTTGCGCAATCTAATGAAAAAAGAGTATCCAGATGTACTTGCTTATGCTTACGACGTACCACAAGATGTCGCTAGCGTGAAGGAAATAATGGGGATTCCAAAGGATCATAAGCCATTTGTACCTAGCGTAATTACGAAGTGCCTTGCTGTTGCTGTTGCGACTCCGAATCGTAACTTCGACAGTGAAGAGTACCAAAAAGGCATGATAGAGCCATATCGCCGGGTGCAAAAGATGCAATTTGAGTTAGAAGAGGCAGGTGCAGAGCCAACCGTAGAACAAATGCGTGAGGCACTTACTATGCTTCAATCTGTTTTTTTAACCAAGAAAATTTCAAGTGACGAACAGAAAAAACGTTTTGATGAGATTTTAGAAGAGACGGGGACAGGTTATCTGCTTCCAAATTTGCAGAAATAA